In the genome of Mycolicibacterium aromaticivorans JS19b1 = JCM 16368, one region contains:
- a CDS encoding WhiB family transcriptional regulator codes for MDVGPLVGFCRVKAVPLHFRTREGGPTMTSHHSAADESAARVGPGETVEVRLFHTAEPTPCRIVDSRRSRNGEELWFSQFKDRILAVRACQDCPFIGRCGFNAVAAREEYGVWGGLSLPGDKSSPELLEAAYRYLLTQFERRRSVELPNLPAPALPSPSVRRRRHNADRKPSAA; via the coding sequence ATGGATGTCGGGCCGTTGGTCGGGTTCTGCAGGGTCAAGGCGGTGCCGTTGCACTTCCGAACACGCGAGGGCGGACCGACGATGACCTCGCACCACAGCGCCGCCGACGAGTCGGCGGCACGCGTCGGCCCTGGTGAGACCGTGGAGGTGCGTCTATTCCACACCGCCGAGCCCACGCCCTGCCGAATCGTTGACTCTCGGCGTTCCCGCAACGGCGAGGAGCTCTGGTTCTCGCAGTTTAAAGACCGGATTCTTGCGGTGAGGGCTTGTCAGGATTGCCCCTTCATCGGCCGCTGCGGGTTCAACGCTGTCGCTGCTCGTGAGGAGTACGGCGTGTGGGGCGGGCTGTCGTTGCCCGGAGACAAGAGCAGCCCCGAGCTTCTTGAGGCGGCCTACCGCTACCTGCTGACTCAGTTCGAGCGCCGACGCAGCGTTGAGCTGCCCAATCTGCCCGCCCCGGCGTTGCCGTCGCCTTCGGTGCGGCGCCGTCGACACAACGCCGACCGAAAACCCAGCGCAGCTTAG
- a CDS encoding type II toxin-antitoxin system Phd/YefM family antitoxin: protein MRILPISQLKSKINEYVDAVCETRDQITITKNGLPAAVLIGVDEWESIQETLYWLSQPGIAESVAESESDVTLGRTYGEDEIRAAYQIPRRSR from the coding sequence ATGAGGATACTCCCGATATCGCAGCTGAAAAGCAAGATCAACGAGTATGTCGACGCCGTATGTGAGACGCGGGATCAGATCACCATCACCAAGAATGGTTTACCGGCCGCGGTACTGATCGGCGTCGATGAATGGGAGTCGATCCAAGAGACGCTGTACTGGCTGTCGCAGCCCGGCATCGCCGAATCCGTCGCAGAGTCTGAATCCGACGTTACCCTCGGCCGCACCTACGGTGAGGACGAGATTCGCGCCGCCTACCAGATTCCGCGGCGATCGCGCTGA
- a CDS encoding type II toxin-antitoxin system RelE family toxin: protein MNPADGYTTRFTATARRDLDKLPPRILAAVIEFAFGDLARGPRRVGKPLGGELAGQYSARRGPYRLLYHIDDPVATIWVHRIDHRADVYRRT from the coding sequence GTGAATCCCGCAGACGGCTACACGACACGATTCACAGCCACCGCGCGCCGCGACCTCGACAAGCTCCCACCGCGGATCCTCGCCGCAGTCATCGAGTTCGCCTTCGGAGACCTGGCCCGCGGACCCCGGCGCGTTGGCAAACCGCTTGGGGGTGAACTGGCCGGCCAATACAGCGCACGACGGGGCCCCTACCGACTCCTCTACCACATCGACGACCCTGTGGCGACCATCTGGGTGCACCGCATCGACCACCGCGCCGATGTCTATCGACGTACCTGA
- a CDS encoding FHA domain-containing protein: protein MDYTPALIVRVGDRARVVRPSDGPVVIGRDSEAAIHIPDERISRRHVRLEPHTGGWLAVDTSTNGIYVNERKRSSVPIADGLALRLGHPTEGLPVVFELARDGHTHLAPVIASPSGAAAPAHAAPALDDDEDLDEDPSGDIDPALAHVGAAVAARRAELDLTQRGLARDGIVAGATLIALEKGRRWPRNATLGKLEGALGWQPGTLNQLREEAAAASTDAVPASALADVIDLALVALSARITDLPERTEPNFTSRATAILAELHKLEIATATAARNARGSAALAVALGAVRARYNDLMLHAAHAPNATVGQRLYAARRALGLSADEAANAAGIDTTELLSAEAGERLEARPTAALEALLDQLAPVAPTA, encoded by the coding sequence GTGGACTACACGCCGGCGCTGATCGTGCGAGTCGGTGATCGGGCCCGGGTGGTTCGCCCCAGCGACGGGCCGGTCGTGATCGGGCGTGACAGCGAAGCCGCGATTCACATTCCTGATGAGCGGATCTCCCGGCGGCATGTTCGCCTGGAGCCCCACACTGGTGGGTGGTTGGCGGTGGACACCAGCACCAACGGAATCTATGTCAACGAGCGCAAGCGCAGCTCGGTGCCGATTGCCGACGGCCTAGCTCTGCGTCTAGGCCACCCCACTGAGGGATTGCCTGTGGTGTTCGAACTCGCCCGGGACGGGCACACCCACCTGGCCCCGGTGATCGCTAGCCCTTCCGGCGCGGCAGCCCCGGCCCACGCCGCCCCTGCGCTGGACGACGACGAGGACCTCGACGAGGATCCTTCCGGCGACATCGATCCAGCCTTGGCCCACGTCGGTGCGGCCGTCGCTGCGCGCCGCGCTGAACTGGACCTCACTCAGCGAGGCCTCGCCCGGGACGGAATCGTGGCTGGTGCCACGCTGATCGCCCTCGAAAAGGGTCGACGGTGGCCGCGCAACGCGACCCTGGGCAAGTTGGAAGGTGCGCTGGGCTGGCAGCCCGGAACCCTCAACCAGCTGCGGGAAGAGGCTGCAGCTGCGAGCACTGATGCCGTGCCGGCTTCGGCGCTGGCGGATGTCATCGACCTTGCGCTGGTTGCCCTTTCGGCCCGCATCACGGATCTGCCTGAGCGCACTGAACCGAATTTCACATCCCGTGCCACGGCAATTCTGGCCGAGTTACACAAACTTGAGATCGCCACCGCCACTGCAGCGCGCAACGCCAGGGGCTCGGCAGCCCTAGCCGTAGCGCTAGGCGCCGTACGGGCCCGCTACAACGACCTCATGCTGCACGCCGCCCATGCCCCCAACGCCACAGTCGGACAACGACTTTACGCCGCGCGTCGTGCGCTCGGGTTGAGTGCAGATGAGGCGGCCAACGCCGCAGGGATCGACACCACCGAGCTGTTGTCGGCTGAGGCCGGCGAGCGACTGGAGGCGCGACCCACCGCAGCTCTCGAAGCGCTCCTTGACCAGCTTGCACCCGTCGCGCCCACCGCCTGA
- a CDS encoding IS110 family transposase, whose protein sequence is MRLVDAVIGVDAHKRSHTLVAVNPLGRKLAQLTVATTTEGHSEALRWARARFGRDLVWGVEDCRTLTARLERDLLAAGQQVIRVPPHLMSRSRASSRELGKSDPIDALAAARAVLREPDLPVACHDAHSMELRLLVDRREDLVQHRVALISRMLERIHQLDPAWAEPRNWEYRKPREELRTWLATQHGLLAELARDEFDEIVALIDTAQALERRIDGRVHEAAPALLGIHGCGNLTAAKIVAEVAGIDRFKSEAAFARHVGVAPIPHWSGETTRPLRPIRHGNRQLNVALHRIAMVQITHPGPGRDYFQRRIDEGDSRQRALRSLKRRLARVVYARMKADSRNGGRNGRFPTLPRVMMLPLANLTSATQPPTAGACVGRPRALDAYQAALACRMRNYGEKPTSIAAQLGVSVSTIKRALNQGNR, encoded by the coding sequence GTGAGACTAGTGGATGCGGTCATCGGCGTCGACGCTCACAAGCGCAGTCACACTCTGGTAGCGGTAAATCCGCTGGGCCGCAAGCTCGCTCAACTAACCGTCGCGACGACCACCGAGGGTCACAGCGAAGCACTTCGGTGGGCGCGAGCTCGATTCGGCCGCGACCTGGTGTGGGGAGTGGAAGACTGCAGGACGTTGACCGCGCGTCTCGAACGAGACCTGCTAGCCGCAGGACAACAGGTGATCCGGGTCCCCCCTCATTTGATGAGCCGCTCGCGCGCCTCCTCACGCGAGCTAGGCAAGTCCGACCCCATCGACGCTCTCGCGGCGGCGCGGGCGGTGCTACGCGAACCCGACCTTCCGGTGGCCTGCCACGACGCGCACTCGATGGAACTTCGGCTGCTCGTCGACCGCCGCGAGGACCTCGTGCAGCACCGCGTCGCCCTCATCAGCCGCATGCTCGAGCGCATCCACCAGCTCGACCCGGCCTGGGCAGAGCCTCGCAACTGGGAATACAGAAAGCCCCGCGAGGAACTGCGGACTTGGCTGGCCACCCAGCACGGGCTGCTCGCCGAACTCGCCCGCGACGAATTCGATGAAATCGTCGCGCTCATCGACACCGCGCAGGCACTGGAGCGCCGCATCGATGGGCGGGTTCACGAGGCGGCGCCCGCGCTGCTGGGCATCCATGGCTGCGGGAATCTGACGGCCGCCAAGATCGTGGCCGAGGTCGCCGGGATCGACCGATTCAAGAGCGAGGCCGCCTTCGCCCGACACGTTGGGGTGGCGCCCATCCCGCACTGGTCAGGGGAGACCACCCGCCCGCTGCGGCCCATCCGGCACGGCAACCGCCAACTCAACGTTGCGCTGCACCGCATCGCCATGGTCCAGATCACCCACCCCGGCCCGGGACGGGATTATTTCCAGCGGCGGATCGACGAGGGCGACAGCCGCCAACGCGCGCTGCGCTCACTCAAGCGCCGCCTCGCGCGGGTGGTCTATGCACGGATGAAGGCCGACAGCCGCAACGGCGGCCGCAACGGGCGCTTCCCAACCCTGCCGCGGGTGATGATGCTGCCGCTGGCCAACCTCACCTCCGCCACACAGCCGCCCACCGCGGGTGCCTGCGTCGGAAGGCCGCGGGCACTCGACGCCTACCAGGCAGCGCTGGCATGCCGGATGCGCAATTACGGCGAGAAACCGACCTCCATCGCCGCCCAACTCGGCGTCTCCGTCTCCACCATCAAACGAGCCCTGAACCAGGGTAATCGCTGA
- a CDS encoding DUF4333 domain-containing protein, whose amino-acid sequence MIIAALGALAVVVAVVLVTGFWVPGFFTRTELDITQAQNNIQTLLSDDVSGYGPGHVRDAVCNQGRNPVVKKGATFVCNVSIDGVKREITATFQDDNGAYQISLPQ is encoded by the coding sequence GTGATCATCGCTGCTCTGGGCGCACTGGCCGTTGTCGTAGCAGTTGTGTTGGTCACGGGCTTCTGGGTTCCCGGCTTCTTCACGCGCACTGAACTGGATATTACGCAGGCGCAGAACAACATTCAGACGTTGTTGAGCGATGATGTCAGCGGCTACGGCCCGGGCCACGTGCGAGATGCGGTGTGCAATCAGGGACGTAATCCGGTCGTCAAGAAGGGCGCGACCTTCGTGTGCAACGTCAGCATCGACGGGGTGAAACGAGAGATCACCGCAACATTCCAAGACGACAATGGCGCCTACCAGATTTCCCTGCCCCAATAG
- a CDS encoding IS256 family transposase codes for MSRPDSRDEAAKRLSEVLPPSAVDALLADAEASGTPIDGPQGLLAQMTKAVLERALDVEIADHLGYEHGDPAGNGSGNSRNGHGRKTVLTTAGPVELEVPRDRNGSFTPAIVPKRQRRLGQVEDMILSLYARGMSTRDITEHLEEVYGASVSAATISRVTDVVVEEIAAWQSRPVDPVYPILYIDAIRLKIRDGGVVANKAAHIVIGVDVDGIKQVLGIWIQQTEGAKFWHGVLTELRNRGCRDALFVCCDGLTGLPESITAVWPAAVVQTCVVHLLRASMRYASYTDRRAMAKALRPIYTAATEEAAKLALEDFRAEWKTKSPGAVAVWDRAWAEFTPFLAFPVEIRKIIYTTNAIESLNYQLRKVTKARGSFPSDAAAIKLLYLAIRNINQKRGNQGQGTHRWTEALNTFAIQFPDRLPL; via the coding sequence TTGTCCCGACCTGATTCACGCGATGAGGCCGCCAAGCGGCTCTCTGAGGTGTTGCCGCCCTCTGCGGTCGACGCGTTATTGGCCGATGCGGAGGCCTCGGGTACCCCGATCGATGGCCCGCAGGGCCTGTTGGCCCAGATGACCAAGGCTGTGCTCGAACGGGCTCTGGACGTCGAGATCGCTGATCACCTCGGCTACGAACACGGTGATCCCGCCGGGAACGGGTCCGGCAATTCCCGCAACGGGCACGGCCGCAAGACCGTGTTGACCACCGCCGGCCCAGTCGAATTGGAGGTTCCCCGCGACCGCAACGGCAGCTTCACCCCGGCGATCGTGCCCAAACGCCAACGGCGCCTGGGCCAGGTCGAGGACATGATCTTGTCGCTGTACGCCCGAGGCATGTCGACCCGCGACATCACCGAACACCTCGAGGAGGTCTACGGCGCCAGCGTGTCGGCCGCCACGATCTCGCGGGTCACCGATGTCGTGGTCGAGGAGATCGCGGCCTGGCAGTCCCGCCCTGTCGATCCGGTGTATCCGATCCTCTACATCGACGCCATCCGGCTCAAGATCCGTGACGGTGGCGTGGTGGCCAACAAGGCCGCTCACATCGTGATCGGGGTCGACGTCGACGGGATCAAGCAGGTCCTCGGGATCTGGATCCAGCAGACCGAGGGAGCCAAGTTCTGGCACGGGGTACTCACCGAACTGCGCAATCGAGGTTGTCGGGATGCATTGTTCGTGTGCTGCGACGGGCTGACCGGTCTGCCCGAGTCGATCACCGCGGTCTGGCCGGCCGCCGTCGTCCAGACCTGCGTGGTGCATCTGCTGCGGGCCTCGATGCGCTACGCCTCCTACACCGACCGCCGGGCGATGGCCAAAGCACTGCGCCCGATCTACACCGCGGCCACCGAAGAGGCCGCCAAGCTGGCCCTGGAAGACTTCCGGGCCGAATGGAAGACGAAATCGCCAGGAGCAGTCGCTGTTTGGGATCGGGCGTGGGCCGAGTTCACACCGTTTCTGGCGTTCCCGGTCGAGATCCGCAAGATCATCTACACCACCAACGCCATCGAGTCGCTGAACTACCAGCTCCGCAAGGTCACCAAGGCCCGCGGGTCGTTCCCCTCTGATGCCGCCGCGATCAAGCTGCTCTATTTGGCCATCCGCAACATCAACCAGAAACGAGGAAACCAAGGACAAGGAACCCACCGCTGGACCGAAGCACTCAACACCTTCGCCATCCAATTCCCCGACCGACTCCCACTATGA
- a CDS encoding type II toxin-antitoxin system PemK/MazF family toxin → MSRALRSQAYRVDLGHGSKPWVILSNNSRNRNLETVLAARITTTSKNAHVPTVVPLTAADPLVGFVLVDDIVQLYHDELTESLGTLSPPTMQEISKALRIALP, encoded by the coding sequence ATGAGCCGTGCCTTGCGCAGCCAGGCGTACCGAGTCGATCTGGGACACGGCTCGAAACCCTGGGTGATCCTCAGCAACAACTCCCGCAACAGGAACCTGGAGACTGTGCTGGCGGCCAGAATAACGACCACCAGTAAGAACGCACATGTGCCGACAGTCGTGCCGCTCACCGCCGCCGACCCCCTCGTCGGGTTCGTCCTGGTCGACGACATCGTGCAGCTCTATCACGACGAACTGACCGAGTCCCTCGGGACCCTATCCCCGCCCACCATGCAGGAGATCAGCAAAGCTCTGCGCATTGCACTGCCCTGA
- a CDS encoding sensor domain-containing protein, translating into MSLHLKLKHYQRRGAGTRRGGPRALTVVALTGVAVAVTAAVGAPVSHATIVGGVAAFTDGSGTPAVSSSPVGPFSSADLAGSLLSAEQAAALTGATAAMQVRGPAAGFLNTAKDISDQHCASPWGPGEAESYTDNAYTGLAVSTASDSVAGSEHTITQAVIGFADEGSLRRYKSRIAGQWRDCATRTITYSPPDNPSATQFWQLGTADSNPERTMMIMSQHVSGADWGCERGFASTTSNIAIDVLVCGHDPKGQASQAIRVITGQVPG; encoded by the coding sequence ATGTCGCTTCATCTGAAACTAAAGCACTATCAGCGGCGTGGCGCGGGTACTCGCCGCGGGGGCCCTCGGGCGTTGACCGTGGTCGCGCTTACCGGCGTCGCTGTTGCGGTGACGGCCGCGGTTGGGGCTCCGGTGAGCCACGCGACCATCGTGGGGGGCGTGGCGGCCTTCACCGACGGATCGGGGACTCCCGCGGTCTCGTCCTCCCCGGTGGGGCCGTTCTCGTCGGCGGATCTGGCGGGTTCGCTTCTGTCGGCCGAGCAGGCCGCGGCTCTTACCGGTGCGACCGCTGCGATGCAGGTCCGCGGCCCGGCGGCCGGTTTCCTCAATACCGCCAAGGACATCAGCGATCAGCACTGCGCGAGCCCTTGGGGCCCGGGCGAGGCCGAGTCGTACACCGACAATGCCTATACCGGCCTGGCGGTCAGCACGGCCAGCGATTCTGTCGCGGGCTCTGAGCACACCATCACCCAAGCCGTGATCGGGTTCGCTGATGAGGGATCGTTGCGGCGCTACAAGAGCCGCATCGCCGGCCAGTGGCGCGACTGCGCCACCCGCACCATCACCTACTCGCCGCCCGACAACCCCAGCGCCACCCAGTTCTGGCAGCTGGGCACCGCTGACTCCAACCCTGAGCGAACCATGATGATCATGTCGCAGCACGTTTCCGGAGCTGACTGGGGCTGTGAGCGGGGCTTTGCCTCCACGACCAGCAACATCGCCATCGATGTCCTGGTGTGTGGGCATGACCCGAAGGGCCAAGCATCCCAGGCTATTCGGGTGATCACAGGTCAAGTGCCCGGATGA
- a CDS encoding amidohydrolase family protein, with the protein MIIDCHGHYTTTPHAHQQFRDAQLGGCNPRSARISDDEIRDSLEANQLELMRQRGVDMVLFSPKASGMEHHVDDPGLASTWARACNDLVHRAVELFPNNFAAVCQLPQTPDGNLKACIEELRRCVSELGFVGCNLNPDPSGGLWSGKPMTDESWYPLYETLAELNVPAMIHVSTSCNPNVSTLGAHYLHGDTTVFMQLIEGDLFSHFPALRLVIPHGGGAVPYHWGRYHGLAERFNRGDITSHVMTNVFFDSCVYHRPGVDLLLRVIGADNVIFGSEMMGAVRGCNPQTGAAWDDTKRYIDELHLLPEHARRVFEINARRVYPRLDDRLTAAGHVL; encoded by the coding sequence ATGATCATCGACTGCCACGGCCACTACACCACGACGCCGCACGCCCACCAACAGTTTCGTGACGCACAGCTGGGCGGATGTAACCCTAGGTCGGCTCGGATCAGCGACGATGAGATCCGCGACAGCCTCGAGGCCAATCAACTCGAGCTGATGCGCCAACGCGGAGTGGACATGGTGCTGTTCTCCCCCAAAGCCTCAGGCATGGAGCATCATGTTGACGATCCCGGACTAGCGTCCACGTGGGCGAGGGCCTGCAACGACTTGGTGCACCGAGCCGTCGAACTGTTCCCCAACAATTTCGCCGCGGTCTGTCAGCTCCCGCAGACACCGGACGGCAACCTGAAGGCTTGCATCGAAGAGCTCCGGCGGTGCGTGTCAGAACTTGGCTTCGTTGGCTGCAACCTCAACCCCGACCCGTCGGGCGGGCTGTGGTCCGGCAAACCGATGACAGATGAGTCGTGGTATCCGCTCTACGAGACCCTTGCTGAGCTCAACGTGCCGGCCATGATCCATGTTTCGACCTCGTGCAATCCCAATGTCTCCACGCTCGGCGCACACTATTTGCACGGCGATACTACTGTCTTCATGCAGTTGATAGAAGGGGACCTCTTCAGTCACTTTCCCGCCCTTCGACTCGTAATCCCGCATGGCGGCGGCGCCGTGCCTTACCACTGGGGTCGCTACCACGGTCTGGCGGAAAGGTTCAACCGAGGTGACATAACAAGTCACGTCATGACCAACGTGTTTTTCGACAGCTGCGTTTACCATCGACCGGGTGTCGATCTGTTGTTGCGCGTGATTGGCGCCGACAACGTCATTTTTGGTTCGGAGATGATGGGTGCGGTGCGGGGATGCAATCCCCAGACAGGTGCTGCGTGGGACGACACCAAACGTTACATCGACGAACTCCACCTACTTCCTGAGCACGCACGCAGAGTGTTCGAAATCAACGCCCGACGCGTTTACCCACGCCTCGACGACCGTTTGACCGCTGCGGGACACGTGCTTTGA
- a CDS encoding 4-carboxy-4-hydroxy-2-oxoadipate aldolase/oxaloacetate decarboxylase — protein MEVNRAGIVVRMINRPPAEVVDALGEHGVATIHEAQQGTGLLSSELWPIYRGAHISGTAVTVSVPPADNWMIHVAVELCQSGDVLVVAPTSPSDAGYFGDLLAASAQARGIRGLIIEAGCRDVADLTAMAFPVWSKHICAKGTVKQQLGNINLPMVCAGQLVHPGDVIIADDDGVVVVPRTAVIEVLNATQQRTAREAALRDRYRRGELSIDVHEMRGRLADAGLTYVDSLDTLS, from the coding sequence ATGGAAGTGAACCGGGCTGGAATTGTCGTTCGCATGATCAACCGGCCCCCAGCCGAGGTCGTCGATGCTCTTGGCGAGCATGGTGTTGCCACCATTCACGAGGCGCAACAGGGGACGGGATTGCTGTCGTCAGAGTTGTGGCCGATTTACCGGGGCGCTCACATTTCAGGCACCGCCGTCACGGTCAGCGTACCCCCCGCCGACAACTGGATGATTCATGTTGCGGTGGAACTATGTCAATCCGGCGACGTGCTGGTGGTGGCTCCGACCTCGCCGTCCGACGCGGGCTACTTCGGCGATCTGTTGGCCGCGTCAGCGCAGGCCCGCGGCATCCGTGGTCTGATCATCGAGGCGGGTTGCCGAGATGTCGCCGACTTGACTGCGATGGCTTTTCCGGTGTGGTCGAAGCACATCTGCGCCAAAGGCACGGTCAAGCAACAGTTGGGGAACATCAATCTTCCGATGGTGTGCGCCGGACAGCTGGTCCACCCTGGCGATGTGATCATCGCCGATGACGACGGCGTCGTCGTAGTCCCCCGCACGGCGGTCATCGAAGTGCTGAACGCAACGCAACAACGCACTGCCCGCGAGGCTGCCTTGCGAGATAGGTATCGGCGCGGAGAACTCAGCATTGACGTGCACGAGATGCGCGGGAGACTCGCCGATGCCGGCCTCACCTACGTCGACAGTCTGGACACGCTGTCATGA
- a CDS encoding TetR family transcriptional regulator — translation MSTRGPHTSSRRHDVILDATLTAAAAGGYEAVQMRVVAEQVGIAVGTLYRCFPSKTHLLVSALTREFQRLDASRDWSTVASTPQQRLGMLTAHLHSDWQRDPQLTEAMTRAFVVADTTAASAVNQAANVIERLLARTLGGGDPTDYDRQIAGLVADVWLANLVGFIRKRVTAAQARDHIDRAVQLLLSGNATAN, via the coding sequence GTGTCGACGCGGGGTCCCCACACGTCCAGCCGTCGTCACGACGTGATCCTGGACGCGACGTTGACGGCGGCCGCCGCAGGTGGCTATGAAGCCGTCCAGATGCGGGTTGTAGCCGAGCAGGTGGGTATTGCTGTGGGCACGTTGTACCGATGTTTCCCGTCGAAGACCCATCTGCTCGTGTCGGCGCTGACCCGTGAGTTCCAACGCCTCGACGCTTCCCGCGATTGGTCGACCGTCGCCTCCACACCCCAGCAGCGGCTGGGAATGCTCACCGCGCACCTGCACTCCGACTGGCAGCGCGACCCCCAGCTGACCGAAGCGATGACTCGCGCGTTCGTCGTCGCCGACACCACTGCCGCCAGCGCGGTCAACCAGGCGGCCAACGTGATCGAACGACTCCTGGCCAGAACCCTCGGTGGCGGCGATCCCACCGACTATGACCGTCAGATTGCCGGCCTGGTCGCCGATGTTTGGCTGGCCAACCTCGTTGGATTCATCCGCAAACGGGTAACGGCCGCGCAGGCCCGGGACCACATCGACCGAGCCGTGCAACTGCTGCTGTCCGGCAACGCTACCGCAAATTGA
- a CDS encoding IS256 family transposase, translating into MLTVVHDAIEANESTGGAGRSLLDEIVRDGARQMLAAALKAEVAAYVAQFADQLDEKGHRLVVRNGYHQAREVLTAAGAVEVKAPRVNDKRVDPDTGERKRFSSAILPAWARKSPQMSEVLPLLYLHGLSTSDFTPALEQFLGSGAGLSATTITRLTSQWQDEARAFAARDLSGTDYVYLWVDGIHLKVRLDQEKLCLLVMLGVRADGRKELVAITDGYRESTESWADLLRDCKRRGMTAPVLAVGDGALGFWKAVREVFPATKEQRCWFHKQANVLAALPKSAHASALSALKEIYNAEDIDKAQFAVKAFTVDFGAKYPKAVAKITDDLDTLLEFYHYPAEHWIHLRTTNPIESTFATVRLRTKVTKGPGSRAAGLAMAYKLIDAAAARWRAVNAPHLVALVRAGAVFHKGKLLERPTEITPPTPPSDGDQQAGTEVA; encoded by the coding sequence ATGCTCACCGTAGTTCACGATGCCATCGAGGCCAACGAAAGCACTGGCGGTGCTGGTCGGTCGTTGTTGGACGAGATCGTCCGCGACGGCGCCCGTCAGATGCTGGCCGCCGCGTTGAAGGCTGAGGTCGCCGCCTACGTGGCCCAGTTCGCCGATCAGCTCGATGAGAAGGGGCATCGGCTGGTGGTCCGCAACGGCTATCACCAGGCCCGCGAGGTGCTGACGGCAGCCGGGGCAGTTGAGGTGAAAGCACCGCGAGTCAACGACAAACGCGTCGACCCCGACACCGGTGAACGGAAACGGTTCTCCTCGGCGATCCTGCCGGCCTGGGCACGCAAGTCACCGCAGATGAGCGAAGTGCTGCCGCTGCTGTACCTGCACGGGCTGTCCACCAGCGACTTCACCCCCGCTCTGGAGCAGTTCCTGGGCTCGGGTGCCGGGCTCTCGGCCACCACGATCACCCGGCTGACCAGCCAGTGGCAGGACGAGGCCCGCGCGTTTGCCGCCCGGGACCTGTCGGGCACCGACTACGTCTACCTGTGGGTCGACGGCATCCACCTCAAGGTCCGCCTGGACCAGGAAAAGCTGTGTCTGCTGGTGATGCTCGGCGTGCGCGCGGACGGCCGCAAAGAGCTCGTGGCGATCACCGACGGCTACCGGGAATCGACCGAGTCGTGGGCTGATCTGCTGCGCGACTGTAAACGACGCGGCATGACCGCACCCGTGCTCGCCGTCGGCGATGGCGCACTCGGCTTCTGGAAAGCGGTACGCGAGGTGTTCCCGGCCACCAAAGAACAGCGGTGCTGGTTTCATAAGCAAGCCAATGTGCTTGCCGCCCTGCCGAAATCAGCGCACGCGTCGGCGTTGTCGGCGCTCAAGGAGATCTACAACGCCGAGGATATCGACAAGGCCCAGTTCGCGGTCAAGGCCTTCACGGTCGACTTCGGGGCCAAGTACCCCAAGGCGGTCGCCAAGATCACCGACGATCTGGACACCCTACTGGAGTTCTACCACTATCCCGCCGAGCACTGGATCCACCTACGCACGACAAATCCGATCGAAAGCACCTTTGCCACAGTACGTTTGAGAACCAAGGTCACCAAGGGGCCGGGATCACGTGCGGCTGGTCTGGCCATGGCCTACAAGCTCATCGACGCCGCCGCGGCCCGCTGGCGTGCCGTCAACGCACCACACCTGGTCGCCCTGGTCCGCGCCGGCGCGGTCTTCCACAAGGGCAAACTGCTCGAACGCCCCACCGAAATCACCCCACCGACACCGCCCTCAGACGGCGATCAGCAAGCCGGAACGGAGGTCGCCTGA